CTACCTGGCGCAccactgtcgatgaaagctagtcggcagtctaccttggggtatacccacggtagtagtttatcgacaGACAGGTGCATAAGctatgaactcgatggtgatgcaagacatggacaaggattttatccaggttcagccgccgtgtgggcgtaatacctacgtcctgcgtctgattgtattgatttgggaTGTAtcgaattgtgttgagttgtctaaggggggtcccttgcctctctttatatagtccagagggcagagttacagatctggaaactaatcctagtcggttacaattgccatagataatgcgatatcaattcctattctaaccgactagaatcctgcatgatctccacgtcttgtttccttgcacaaaCTTCGAGCAGTTGTACTAAGCCTTGAACTGTCTCATGATGGGCCAAATCTTCTGGCCCAAGCCTGGCTGTAAAGTGCGAGAGGAGGCTTGTTGCTTTTTTCATCCTTTCTCAATGAAGCAAGAAGATTACAACTCACTAACTCTATTCTAAATGCCTTGCCCATGTTTGCAAGGAGCAGCTACCTCCTTCCTAAAACTATAGTTGAACAGATTGACAAATTCAGAAGACATTGCCTTTGGAGGGGTTCTGACATTAGCAGCAAAAAACCTCCCAAAGCTGCTTGGCCTAGGTGTTGCTTGCCAAAAAAGGAGGTTTAGGCATCCTTGATATCAACAAGCAAAATGAAAGTCTTCTTTTCAAACATCTCCATAAATTCTTTAATAAAGACACTACTCCCTAGGTTCAACTTGTCTGGGACAAGTATTACACTGGATCCAAACTTCCATCTTCAGACATCCCCTTCAGAGGATCCTTTTGGTGGCGTTATATTCTaaaatctttgaattcttttAAAAATCTTGCCACAATCACGATCAAGAGTGGAACTACTTGTCTCCTTTGGTCTGACTCCTGGACTAATGTTCCTTTAAAACAGCAATACCCTGAACTTATCTCTTTTGCAATTAACCCAAGAATCTCTTTGGCCACTGCTTCCTCCTACGCTAATCTCCACTCCCTTTTCCATCTCCCCTCTCCCCTGAGGCTTACCTTCAATATCTTAACGTGTCAACACTCCTTCAAAATTTGCAGCTCACAAATAAGTGTGACATCTGGTCTTCTAACAATGATCATAGAACCTTTTCATCCCATAATGCATATCTTCACCTTGTTGGTCACCATAACCCTCACCCTGTCTTTCACTGGCTTTGGAATTCTTTTAGTCAAAATAAACGGAAAATCTTCTTCTGGCTTCTTCTTAATGACTGTCTTAATACTACATCCCTCCTTTGCAGAAAGAATATGCACCTCCCTTCCTATTGTTGTGTCCTTTGCCATCTAAATGTTGAAGAAGATCTTACTCACCTTTTTCTTCATTGCCCTTTTTCAATTGCATGCTGGTGGAGTCTTCAGGTAACAATGCCAAATAGTACGAATATTTTCCAAATTATGGAAAGTATTAAATCTCAGCTTCTTGCACCTTTTTTCATGGACGTATTTATAACAATGTTTTGGGCAATTTGGTCCTCGCGCAATGACAAAATTTTCAGAGGCTTTGACAATTCTATTCGCCGCTGCAAGGAGATCTTTAAAAAAGAATTTGCTCAGGTTATCCTAAGAGCAAAGATTGATATGAAACTAATGTTGACGACATGGCTACAAGCTTatgtataatttattttatctttttctactCTTTCTTCGCCTCCTAAGCAAGACTTGTAACTTTCTGTACTGTTTATTTATTGTTTTAATAAAATCTAGTAGGGGGTAAAACCCCTCCTGTTCCTAAAAAAACTAGAGGAGGCTTTGTACCCATTTCTCTAAAGCCGATTGATGATCAGCTCCGTATCATCATGTAGTGCAAAATATGTTTGGACAGAGATTTATGTCGGTCAACCTACGTGGACAAGTTGATATTGGGATTGGCACTAGCCCCATGACCGAGGTTTGTAGGTCAAAACTCAAAAGCTAGGCCTTGTATAGtttaccccaaaaaccaaaaaatttttcaagatttcccgtcatattgaatcttgcggcacatgaagcattaaatatagacgaaaacaaaaactatttgcacagtttgcctgtaattcgcgagacgaatcttttaagcctagttactctatgattggacaatgtttgtcaaataaaaacgaaagtgctgaaGTGTGAAAGTGCtgaagtgtcaaaatccaaaaactttttggatctaaacaatgcctaagtGAAGTTAACCGCGCTTCTCAAGGATTTGTATACTGATTCATATACACACAGCGGCAAGTGTGGCAAGCCGCAAAAAGTGTGGCTAGCAAATTGGTTGTCACACTTGTCATGCCTAAAggaatcttgccacactttttaactTTATGACATGTGGAGTCTCAAAAAATTATGAGTAAACTTACTTGTCAACCAAACACTTGCCAACTTAGTTAAACTTGTCTAAGGTAAAGTATGACAAATTGTAGCTAGCAACCAAATGTACCATGCAGTACCATTATTATTTCTAGAAGGTTTTACTTCATTCACTGCGCTGAGCGATAGTAGCTCAAAGCAGTATAGAGTGTTTGCACTAGGGTGGAAATTAGGCCGAGGGCCGCAGCCATGACCCCGATGGCAAGCCACGGATTGGCCAAGTACTTGTGCCACAACAACGCTATCCACCGCCGTCGGCGGCTCCGGTACCACTTGTCGAGCTCCTGGCACGTGGCCCTCAGGTAGTTTCGGTCGGCGTCGTCGGGGTCAAACAGGACCCCCTTGCAGAGGTCGGAGAAGAAGGTGGCGACCTCGCCGTGGTTGCCGAGGAGGTGCACGATGACCCCTCTCCTCGACAGGAGCTCCACGTCGCTGGCGGTGCACGCTATCTGGGACATGAAGATGCAGTACGCCGTGACGTGGCTCCCGACATCGGGGTTCTGTTGCTCTAGCGCCACCAGGTTGCGCAGGATCCGCCCGGTGTCGGCGTCGATCCTCAGGCGGGGCACCACCAGcgtgccgccgctgccgctgtcCAGCTTCACGTCCAGGATGGAGCTGGCTTCCGTCGACCCGGCGCCGACGGGGCGGCCCTTCAAGTTCACGCCGCTGATGTGGTACTCCATTGCCGTGCGCCACCTGCCCACTGGCTGCTGCTGGCCGGTGGGTGACGAGGTTACACTTATTGCTCTTGTGGTTGTGGGCTCCAAGAAGTGCATGTGCACAAGGTCCAGGAGGTTGCCGGGCTCCGCCGCCGGCGGCTTGATCGTTGCCATCGTGTACTGCTGCTTCTGCAGGATACGTTGGGAGAGGTGCCCTGCCATGGTCTCCCAAGCTGGAACGACAATAATGTCGGCGGCACCAGATGAGGTTAGTTTGTGGACCTTGTCGACGACGAAGTATGGTATCTGGTTCTCGACGAGGAAGAGCACGTCGCGCAGAACCGCGTCGATCTCCTGCTGGTTGCCGCCCCCCTTGACGAGCCAGTTGAGCAAGAAGCAGGCGTCGAGAAGCAGCATGCGCAGGAACTCACAGCTCGTCATGTCGTCGAACGTGTTGGCGTAGTAGCTCCTCGCACGGTCCTCGTCGGTGGCTAGCTCGGCGAGGTACACCTCCACCGTCTTAGTCTTACTACCAGGAGTCGCCGCTGCAAGAATGGCGTCGAGGCTTGCTAGCTTGTCGTTGTACCTCCCGACGTTGGGGCTCCTTTTCCGGTGGTAGGGGCCGATGGAGACATGATGTGGATCGTACTCCTGCGGATCCACATTGCGGGTCAGTTTccccaccatgccgatggtcgGGGTGCATGGTGTAGAGCCACCGAGAAGGCGGCGGTGTCTAGTTAGCTCCTGCTCCAGTGATTTCGCCAGGGACGGGATGTCCACGATAACAGCATGGGACTGGGAGTCGCCAGATGATGGCTCTGCATGCAGAAAATCAGTCAACAAGTGACAAGTATGTGATTATATATTCGTCATCAACTATCACAATTATATTGGCTATCTAGTACTAGTTTCTACTGCTgttctactagctagctagtagtaCGAAACCAACAACGAAAAACTGAGCTGATCAGCTGAGAACATTTGTTGGCACCTAGCTGGTCTTCCATTTGTCTGCAAGTTGTTTGGCTCCGTCCCTTGACCTCGAGTTCCCTCACCTTCGGCTAGCTAGCTCCCTAACCAAGCAATAACAACTTGTTCGTCTTTCTTGTGTTTTATGGGCCAAAGGGGCATCCCTATATAGGTCATATTCATCACTACAACGGAGTGCTGGTTCCACTTTTGCTTTTAACTTTTGCATTCCATTCGCCAATCAAGGTCAAGCACTAAGATGGGGAAAAATGTACTAGATGTTTTAAAGCTTTGTCGAAAAAAGTGCCGAGCATACAAGTCAGTCAAGCACTAAGATGGATTAAGCTTCTTTATGCACAGAACAAAGTTACACAAATCTTCCTTCACAAGAAATTACTCAGAAGGTTGGGCGTCCCGGACCCTCCTTGATAATGCGTACGAGAGGGATCTAACTATCAAAGTGGTCCAGTACTCCAGTGGCGTCCTTGAGTTCTTGACATACTTTAAAAGCATAATTAGTTCAATCTTGTTTATATTATTAGACACTGTCTTAATTTGTCTTTACTTCTCATCGACAATTCATTTCCGTACCTATATACAAACTGATATAATTAAGTGAGATCCATCAATgagaaataaaatgaaaatagcACGCAAACATATTTTAACCAGCAGTTTAATATGCTATAGGAGTAACATATAAGATattaaacaaacaaaaatgataACTAGTTGTATAATATATGTAATAAGTTTCCTACTTCAAAACTAAGGTAGTGTTGTTTCACTTTTATCCTTCACTACAAGATCATCAACATAAGAGGACGGACCATGAAAAGACTATTTGGACGCTAAGCCATTGTGGCCACATGTAGACGAAATCAGATGCCTAGGAGCTGCTACCCCAAAGTGTGATGAATGGTGACGCTGACCATGAGGTAGCGAACCCATCTTCCTCCATGAGTGTTCCTAGCAGATCTAGCCGCCGCTCCCTCCTGCCTCCGGCGAGCTCGACGAAGCGAGCTGGAAGAGGGCCCCTCCTAGTAGATAGTTCTGAGTACCTAGTAGTTGCCCGGATGCATGTCTCCATTTGGGGAATGTCCTATCTTGGAGTTGCAGCCGTCGTCACCGTAACCATGGTTTTCTCGCCAGCTTTCTTGTTGATGACAATGTCGCTTCCAaggtagtaaaaagaaaataagccCAATCTTCTGCTATGCGGATCACCTCTTTACCAACTCTAATTCCACTTTCCACCTGCCATCATCGAGATCTGCTTGCCTCCAATCCACATCCTTCGCTGCCCACTTTCTTTGCGATAGAGCAACCTCTAGTCCTAGTGTTCCCTTCTACAACAAAGCGGCTCCTCTCCTGGTGTTAGTTCAACACCTCCAGCTCCATTTGGGATCCTGGTCTGAGCTTCTAAGCATGAACAACATTCTTCGGTCACCGGTGTGCTCCAATGGCACAACAATGCCTTTTAGTGATGCTTTGTGCGGTCAGTCTATCTGGGTGCATACGTCTGTGACGCCCCAGCAGCCCCCGCCGGTGGATTCGTCTTCTCCAATGCCATCGAAGGCGCTGCCTTCCCTTTTAGATGCGGGGCTTTATTGTAATTTAGTCTTTTACAGAGGACCTATTTGTAAGATGGCTGCTGTGAAAATATTTTATATGTgttgttgtcaaaaaaaattgcaaggaAGGAGTGAAAAGGAAGATAGTCCTTTTTGGTTTCTTTTTCTGGATAGTTGAGTTTACCATTTTCAATCTTCTCGGTTAAACATTATCATATGAGAAGTCACACAGCAAAGCTAACATATAATTTATTTGAAAAGTACACTGATCCCAAAGAAAAAGGTATGCCTGAACACCAGGCGAGTGTACTGGAGTACGACAGTCATATTCATATTTGAAATTAAGATGAGAATTACCTTGAAAGCTAGATTTCCTGTAGACAACATTTGCGGAGGATAGGCCTAGATGCAAGTCAAGCACTTAAATAAAAAATTTCCATCTTAAGTGGGTACTCATGAACACTTGGAGAAAAGGAATTCCAGTTGATAAGAAATACTATTTGTGTGTTGTCATGAATTAAAATGTAGCACTATTGCTGCAAAAGGTTGAGCTTCTTATTTACTTGATACATGATCGACGTACTAGAAAGCTTTTGTCGACGACATTATCTTCTCTAGTCTCTGATTCCCACTTCCACCTGCCATCGCCGAGATCTAGCCACATTAGGAATTGCATATTGAGAAGACGGGGCTTTCTCCTCCCGAGCGCCCCCAACGGGCGACTCGGGGGgcctccgcgccgccgccaACAAGCACCTCTCCCTGGCTCCCTCCGGCCGCCGTCGCTGCCTGGCTGCCTTtccgcggtggcggcggcggccagcggCCGTGGCTCCCAAAAAGGAGCCCCGTCCGCACCTCCGCACCCCCTTGCCATCCTCCACCCCcgctcttcctcctccctccactCTGACACGACGTCCACGGCGGCCGACAGCGGCGGCCGGCCGAATCGAGGCCTCTGCGGGTTAGATCCGCCGCCCCCCACCCCCCTCCTCGACTTGCGACAGTCGGCCGACCTCCCACCTTCCTCGACGTGCGACGCTCGGCCGGCCCTTGGCGGTCAAGGTGGCTGGTGGCTGGCCGGATCCGGGCTCTCGGGACTCGGATCTGGCATCGGCCCGGCCCCCTCGCCCCTCTTCTCACCGCGGTGGCAGGTTCTCTGGCGGCCGGGTAGGTTGGTGGCCGGCCAGATTTGGGTCTCCGGGATCCGTCGGCTGCTtgccccctccccctctcttcgCGGCGGTGgccggtgttgatatttggtaacgcaattagaaaatgatccgcaagcgcacggatatcggtgagcatttcacccgggaggttttccagagtatcgtatttatatttttaccactcggagaaagggtgcatctgactaaccaaatctattgctactacccctttaggctacaaagaatgtctctcgatgtgagtgatgtatagagaagactgcaaccgtagtctcgttctaaccttggtaaggatgatctactgttctattggggaggctcacggaatctagacaacacaaaggatgttcgacccgcacctataaccctacccgtcctgctaacgagatgtgatctgcaaaggtaactcggaattgtcacgttcctcgctactaccacggtccagctagtcaggggatatctatgagtaccctagcctaaacaccacgtttacgctaacaagtgattactctaatactcaaccggaagaggattaaagtaaactcataaaccaaagaacaataaaacaagaacttactagtattagaagtcgaattactgaagaatcttagaagcaagcctcgggttaggagacttgatcccgtaggtacaactcggagtagacaccgacaggccggccttcctccgatccacacctccactctatctctctcaatctagtagaaactagaagatctatttctactttacattggttgctaagcctaaaaagaaatattatttagagaagaggttttccttcgagggcacccctcaatctctatgataatttcttgtctcctctaggggccagagggggtctccttatatagtcctccccttctatgcgtttttgggtcgataggcgaggtggtactatgttattctggatccaataggttggtggaacgtcgtgtgcgaagagagtccggaacggagtccagaggtgggcgggcgcccaggtcctcagggcgggcgccctgggcctggcccctttcgggctccgcttccttcccgtggcttctggagtcttctagatggtagaaaattgcgcggtgggttgatatctctatgtaatcccgacatgtgggcctttcttccttatttcctgataaccccctgcagaaatagacaaacaccaaaactcgtggaattctgtcagataaaaccctaagtctagatgttgatttcatttggatccttttctttgtttatttgataattaaatttgatacttaaggaccgtcaacaaactcccccaagcttacctcttgctcgtccctgagcaaggatgaactcgagagtttctgcagtggtttcatttcttaaaagtacacacgcattcaaacaagatctcatatctgagttagaataaactgtcaagacttaaaacttacttactttaccttcaccatgggacttgtaaccgtcacttctgtcttgagtggttaaaagatagaacagtctagtgaagtgccatgtctctcattcttgatcagctatagctctggggtttttgcagattttcaaataaaactcagagattccttgtatgattctctcaggtctctcttttgtggtatttttggatccttaccaaggcagtgatggtatatgccttctctcaagatatgtagtatttgtggtatgaagcatagtgacattgtcttctctctcaccctactctaataaggctttaatatctggagctcataggtgggagataaagtatacatacttacaagacatttattgcatagtcaaaccatggatccaaagaaacaaatcaataagccaaatcaagatgtgcatgtgtggcgagtgaatggtgtatggtgatgatggagataacaatggtgaaagtctaattctacttttgctcttttaaggggatacatacctttcttgcacttaaaagctttttggggagaatgagatgctctatattttctttttcttacctctcagatgggt
This window of the Sorghum bicolor cultivar BTx623 chromosome 7, Sorghum_bicolor_NCBIv3, whole genome shotgun sequence genome carries:
- the LOC110437188 gene encoding UPF0481 protein At3g47200-like, with the protein product MEDQLEPSSGDSQSHAVIVDIPSLAKSLEQELTRHRRLLGGSTPCTPTIGMVGKLTRNVDPQEYDPHHVSIGPYHRKRSPNVGRYNDKLASLDAILAAATPGSKTKTVEVYLAELATDEDRARSYYANTFDDMTSCEFLRMLLLDACFLLNWLVKGGGNQQEIDAVLRDVLFLVENQIPYFVVDKVHKLTSSGAADIIVVPAWETMAGHLSQRILQKQQYTMATIKPPAAEPGNLLDLVHMHFLEPTTTRAISVTSSPTGQQQPVGRWRTAMEYHISGVNLKGRPVGAGSTEASSILDVKLDSGSGGTLVVPRLRIDADTGRILRNLVALEQQNPDVGSHVTAYCIFMSQIACTASDVELLSRRGVIVHLLGNHGEVATFFSDLCKGVLFDPDDADRNYLRATCQELDKWYRSRRRRWIALLWHKYLANPWLAIGVMAAALGLISTLVQTLYTALSYYRSAQ